The following DNA comes from Suncus etruscus isolate mSunEtr1 chromosome 12, mSunEtr1.pri.cur, whole genome shotgun sequence.
CGGAGCCAAGCCTCAGCCATCGCACACGCAGAAGGAGCCTGAGGTCCACAAGGACTTGCCAGCCCCCAGCCAGGGCTCGGGAGGGAAGCAGAGCCAAGGTCTCCAGGGCCAGGCCAGGAGAGCACCATGCAGTGGTACCAGCAGCTGCAGGATGCAGCCGACCGGTGCGCCTTGGCCTTGGGTGGCCTCACCAACGCCCAAGACAGCCAGACCAAGAAGATCAAGATGAACCTCCAGAAGGCAGCCACCATCCCCGTGAGCCAGATCTCCGCCGTGGCAGGCATCCAAGCTCCAAGAGATCTTCCACAGGATCCACGCCCTGCCTGTCTGGCCAACCTGTTTCTACCGGGGGCCATTCCGTGTCGGTCACTCAGACCCCCCAGGGACTGGACTTCGTGCAGTACAAGCTAGCGGAGAAGTTGGTGAAACAAGGAGAAGAGGAGGTGGCCTCCCACCACCAAGCTGCCTTCCCCATCGCCCTGGTGGCCGCTGGCATCTGGGAGCTCCACCCCAGGGTGGGAGACCTCTTGCTCGCTCACCTGCACAAGAAGTGTCCTTACTCCGTCCCATTCTACCCAGCTTTCCGAGAAGGGATGGCTCTTGAGGGACTACCAGAGGAGTCTTGGCTACCGGGTTCAAGGGGGCCACCGTGGAGCAGCAGCACAGCTTCCTGAAGCGCATGTCGGGGATGATGCGCCTCTATGCTGCCATCCTTCAGCTGCGGTGGCCAGGCGGGAACCCCCAGGAGACTCACCCTCACGGCCTAAATCAGGGCTGGCGCTGGTTGGCCCAGATCTTGAACCTGGAGCCGCTGCCCGAGGTGACCGCCACCCTTCTCTATGACTTCTGGAGGTGTGTGTGGCAATGCCCTGATGAGGCAGTATCGGCTCCAGTTCTGGAAGATGCCTCCTTCTCCTCCAAGAGGAGTACTTGCCCAGGATGGAAGCCATCACCAGCCCAGGCCAGATGGGCTCCCTCATTCGCCTTCAGCAGTTCTTGGAGCAATGTTTGCACGACAGGGAGGTGCCCGTCCCCAAAGGCTTCCTGACCTCTTCCTTCTGGCGTTCCTGATGCTGCCCGCCCGGAGTATGGCCAGCTGCCGCCCCAGTCCACCACCCCATGGGACAGAGGCAAGAAAGGGGCCCTGAACCGGCTGCCCAGAAGGAGTCTGCCCAGGGGAGGGAGATTCCTACCAGTATCTATTTTTCTACCTCTGTGTCTGTCACTTGAGGACGTGGGAGCACAGAATCTAGGTGGTCCTGATATATCTGCGATAGCCCctctcgggggtggggggggtgtctCATCTGACAGATAGAGAGCCTCCCTTCTCATTTCCCATTTCCACAGAAATCACAAGTAGCTCTGAGCCTGCCCCATGCTTCTTCCGGACACCATTCTCCTGTCCCAGCCTCTCCTCTTGCAGAAAGCACTCTCGTGAGCTGGATGGCTGTGCCCGCTTCCCTCCCTCCTGATGCCCCTGCATAGTCAAAGGCGCTCCCAGAAAAGGAGGCTTCTGAGGGGCTTTTGGACCTAACAAAAAAAGCTTTCCCCTAACCCTCCTGGGTGCTAATGCACCTGTGTGGGCATGGGCCGCGGACTCTGAGGTCTAGCCCCGCACCTGGGGGCCTCTCTTCCACTTCTCGCCCAAGAGATACCTGTTGTGGATGAGGGACAGTTAGGGGTGACCTCTCTCTTCCTCGAAACAGAAAGGGTGCAAGGTCCCAGGAGCAACTCTGTTCCTCCTCATGGACAGCTGGCTCTCTGGAGGGTCCCCATGGGGAGGGTAGAATCCTGCATATGCCTGTTCAGGCTTTTCCATTGGGGATTGACCAAGGGGGGATTGGACTGTCAGACAGGAGCTGAGCCAGAAATGTCAGGGTTCAGAGGAAGGAATGAAATGACTTTCCAGAGCCTGGTGTTCTGAGAACTGCATGGAGGGCTccactggcctggcctggcctggcctggcctggctccATATGAGCTGCCTCTCCTTGGTGGCCGCTAGCCTGCCCACTGCCCTCAAAGCTTGTTGGGAAATGACTTTGGAGAGGAGGTGCACCTCCCATGGCTGAAGTGAGCCAGTGGATGAGTATGGGACTGGTTCCAGAAAAAGAATCCAGCCATGGGCTGGAGACATACCACAGTGGGTacgggtgtttgccttccactcagccaacccaggcaTGGCTggtgggttcaatacctggcaccccagGCTGCCAGGGGCAAATTTCTGGGCACCAGCCGGGGTGTGACCATAAAAGATGAATGATGAAGaataacaagaacaagaacaagaaccagAACAATAAAGCTAGATAGCTCACTGGATCTCTCTGCTTTAATTCCTTAGCTTGGTCTGTTGGTGTCCTGAGGTGAGGGGGAAGGCAGGAGCCTACTGGCAGCAACCTCATCTGACCCCTTCCCTCATCTCTCTCCTTTGTCTTGCACTTCACCTAGGACAATGGCTTTCCTGTTTTAGCTAGGAACTCTGATATTTGGGTGGCAGGAGCACACCCGGGATGgttcagtggttcctcctggctctgcactcaggaatcactcctggaaagtttgGGACCCTATGCATGCAGGGGGatgtgccacatgcaaggcaagtgccctcccccaaTGTGGTAGGGCTCTGGGCATTCTGTCCccggtttgttgttgttgtctttattgtgtATGTCAACATACGGTGGTAGCTAATTCAGTTCCAGTGGTGAGCCCCAGAGCTGAGAGCCTGTCAGCAAGGCAAAACCTCAGAGTCCACCCAGACCCTTGAGTCAGAACCCTTTTCGCCACCCCCAGCCTTCATGGAGGCCCTTCATCTCAACTCGCAAAGCCTTCTAGAGCCATCTCTGGCTCACCCAGGACTCATCTCCAGCACCCAAGAgcatcccccagcaccaccaggtaggATCTGTCTGAGAGCGGAGCCAGGAAGAAGACTCAAGGACAGTAGGTGTGGCCCcgaacctccctccctccctccccagggcTCAAGAAAATGCAGCCAAGAAAACACTGCCTGGCTCAGGTGTGTGCCATGAAAGAATCAGGGATGGAGTCAGcgagtgggggggtgggggatgtGGAGAAGACCTTGGATCCTTTTCAGCCCCCTGCCGGGAAGGGGAAGGCCTTCGTTGGAGGGGATTCTGCCcgagacccctcccattcctgggcgGGGCCTAGGTCAGGTTCCCCCAAGGACGCAGTGCCTGGTTTCCTCCCTCAGGTTCGCAGCCCTGTTCAGTCCCCAGCGACCCTGCTCCCGGCCACTCGCTGCGCTGCGCGCTCAGCCATGCCCATGCCCTCGGACGGGCGCTGCGGGGAGACTCTGCAGGCGCTGCGCCGCTCCGACAAAGGCCGCCTGCGCTACCACCGCGACTGGCTGCCGCGGGGCGAGGATGTCCTGGGAGAAGGGGGGTCCCTCCCCGCGCTCTCTTCCTACTCCGGGGATGGGTGGTGGAGCATGTGTTGCCGAACTCCGCACCAGAGCGCCCAGCTCCCTCGGAGGAGTCCGAGCGACCTTCCCGTGTCCCCGCGTCTTCGGGAAGAAATGCTGCGTGCCGTGTCCCCAGCCACTCGGGATGGCACCCGGGACCAACAGGAATGTCAGCCTCTCGACTCGAAAGCACTTCGCGCCAGCCGGGGATGGAGGTCGAAGGCTGCCTCCGAATGTACGAGCTGGCGCACAGGAGGAGAGGCACACCAGGCCTGCGGCACTGGCAGGAGGAGCAGGAGCGCCAGGTGCGCGCCCTGTCGGAGAGGGCGTCGGAGCAGCTGCAGCGCTTCGAGGAGCACCAGGAGCTGAGGCGACACCAAGAGTGCCAGGACCTGCGGCGGGTCCTGGAGAAGAGCGCCCGGGAGGCCCTGGCCCGGCAAGAGCAGCTGCAAGCCGCGCATCGCCACAGAGCCCAGCTTCTCCACCAGAGGCTCCGGGAAGCAGAGCAGCAGCGCCTCAAGGCAGAGGAGCAGGAGCGACTTGGCCAGGAGGAGGCTGAGGGTCGTGGGCCAAGCCTGTGCGCCCCGCAGGAGGAGCGACCGCGCCTCCCCCAGCCGCCAGCTGCCTGGGCCCAGCAGCCGCACTTGCTTCAGGGGGATCCCGCCACCTCGCGCGCCCCTGCCAGCCCACCGTGCAGCCACATCTCCGCCctcactcctggctccggggagCATCTCCCTCCCGCTGCAGAGGACCAGGCTGTGGCGGAGCAAGCTCTCCAGGACACTCGGGACCTCCTTGCCCCCCTGCAGCAGGAGGTGGCCGCGGCCAAGGGAGAAAAGCGGCGGCAGGAAGAAGCGGCCCGGGCCAAGCCTCAGCCATCGCACACGCAGAAGGAGCCTGAGGTCCACAAGGACTTGCCAGCCCCCAGCCAGGGCTCGGGAGGGAAGCAGAGCCAAGGTCTCCAGGGCCAGGCCCAGGAGAGCACCATGCAGTGGTACCAGCAGCTGCAGGATGCAGCCGACCGGTGCGCCTTGGCCTTGGGTGGCCTCACCAACGCCCAAGACAGCCAGACCAAGAAGATCAAGATGAACCTCCAGAAGGCAGCCACCATCCCCGTGAGCCAGATCTCCGCCGTGGCAGGCTCCAAGCTCCAAGAGATCTTCCACAGGATCCACGCCCTGCTGTCTGGCCAACCTGTTTCTACCGGGGGCCATTCCGTGTCGGTCACTCAGACCCCCCAGGGACTGGACTTCGTGCAGTACAAGCTAGCGGAGAAGTTGGTGAAACAAGGAGAAGAGGAGGTGGCCTCCCACCACCAAGCTGCCTTCCCCATCGCCCTGGTGGCCGCTGGCATCTGGGAGCTCCACCCCAGGGTGGGAGACCTCTTGCTCGCTCACCTGCACAAGAAGTGTCCTTACTCCGTCCCATTCTACCCAGCTTTCCGAGAAGGGATGGCTCTTGAGGACTACCAGAGGAGTCTTGGCTACCGGGTTCAAGGGGCCACCGTGGAGCAGCAGCACAGCTTCCTGAAGCGCATGTCGGGGATGATGCGCCTCTATGCTGCCATCCTTCAGCTGCGGTGGCCAGGCGGGAACCCCCAGGAGACTCCCCCCACGGCCTCAATCAGGGCTGGCGCTGGTTGGCCCAGATCTTGAACCTGGAGCCGCTGCCCGAGGTGACCGCCACCCTTCTCTATGACTTCTTGGAGGTGTGTGGCAATGCCCTGATGAGGCAGTATCGGCTCCAGTTCTGGAAGATGCTCCTTCTCCTCCAAGAGGAGTACTTGCCCAGGATGGAAGCCATCACCAGCCCAGGCCAGATGGGCTCCCTCATTCGCCTTCAGCAGTTCTTGGAGCAATGTTTGCACGACAGGGAGGTGCCCGTCCCCAAAGGCTTCCTGACCTCTTCCTTCTGGCGTTCCTGATGCTGCCCGCCCGGAGTATGGCCAGCTGCCGCCCCAGTCCACCACCCCATGGGACAGAGGCAAGAAAGGGCCCTGAACCGGCTGCCCAGAAGGAGTCTGCCCAGTGGAGGGAGATTCCTACCAGTATCTATTTTTCTACCTCTGTGTCTGTCACTTGGGACGGACGTGGGAGCACAGAATCTAGGTGGTCCTGAATATCTGCGATAGCCCTCTCGGGGTGGGGGGTGTCTCTCTGACAGATAGAGCCTCCCCTTCTCATTTCCCATTTCCACAGAAATCACAAGTAGCTCTGAGCCTGCCCCATGCTTCTTCCGGACACCATTCTCCTGTCCCAGCCTCTCCTCTTGCAGAAAGCAGCTCTCGTGAGCTGGATTGCTGTGCCCGCTTCCCTCCCTCCTGATGCCCCTGCATAGTCAAAGGCGCTCCCAGAAAAGGAGGCTTCTGAGGGCTTTTGGACCTAACAAAAAAGCTTTCCCCTAACCCTCCTGGGTGCTAATGCACCTGTGTGGGCATGGGCGCGGACTCTGAGTCTAGCCCCGCACCTGGGGCCTCTCTTCCACTTCTCGCCCAAGAGATACCTGTTGTGGATGAGGGACAGTTAGGGGTGACCTCTCTCTTCCTCGAAACAGAAAGGGTGCAGGTCCCAGGAGCAACTCTGTTCCTCCTCATGGACAGCTGGCTCTCTGGAGGGTCCCCATGGGGAGGGTAGAATCCTGCATATGCCTGTTCAGCTTTTCCATTGGGATGACCAAGGGGGATTGGACTGTCAGACAGGAGCTGAGCCAGAAATGTCAGGGTTCAAGGAAGAATGAAATGACTTTCAGAGCCTGTGTTCTGAGAACTGCATGGGAGGGCTccactggcctggcctggcctggcctggcctggctccATGATGAGCTGCCTCTCCTTGGTGGCCGCAGCCTGCCCA
Coding sequences within:
- the LOC126023808 gene encoding LOW QUALITY PROTEIN: mRNA export factor GLE1-like (The sequence of the model RefSeq protein was modified relative to this genomic sequence to represent the inferred CDS: inserted 4 bases in 3 codons; deleted 2 bases in 1 codon) — its product is MPSDGRCGETLQALRRSDKGRLRYHRDWLPRGEDVLGEGGSLPALSSYSGWVVEHVLPNSAPERPAPSEESERPSRVPASSGRNAAXAVSPATRDGTRDQQECQPLDSKALRASRGXEVEGCLRMYELAHRRRGTPGLRHWQEEQERQVRALSERASEQLQRFEEHQELRRHQECQDLRRVLEKSAREALARQEQLQAAHRHRAQLLHQRLREAEQQRLKAEEQERLGQEEAEGRGPSLCAPQEERPRLPQPPAAWAQQPHLLQGDPATSRAPASPPCSHISALTPGSGEHLPPAAEDQAVAEQALQDTRDLLAPLQQEVAAAKGEKRRQEEAARAKPQPSHTQKEPEVHKDLPAPSQGSGGKQSQGLQGQAQESTMQWYQQLQDAADRCALALGGLTNAQDSQTKKIKMNLQKAATIPVSQISAVAGSKLQEIFHRIHALLSGQPVSTGGHSVSVTQTPQGLDFVQYKLAEKLVKQGEEEVASHHQAAFPIALVAAGIWELHPRVGDLLLAHLHKKCPYSVPFYPAFREGMALEDYQRSLGYRVQGATVEQQHSFLKRMSGMMRLYAAILQLRWPGGNPQEXSPHGLNQGWRWLAQILNLEPLPEVTATLLYDFLEVCGNALMRQYRLQFWKMLLLLQEEYLPRMEAITSPGQMGSLIRLQQFLEQCLHDREVPVPKGFLTSSFWRS